Below is a genomic region from Paenibacillus rhizovicinus.
GTCGGACAAGTCGAATATCGACCTTGAGTTGGATCAACTTGGCTCCCAGATTGATTCGATCCTAAACAATACGACGTTTAACGGCATCAGCGTCGCGGGTACTACAATTACGATCCAAGCGAATGATTCGACTGTGCAAATCACGCTTAGTGGTATCGTCACTACGAGCATTTCTGGTCTTGGCAGCGGCACCACATTAACAAGTGTTTCGGATGCTATTACAGCAACGTCTACACAGCGTGCTAAACTTGGTGCTATGCAAAACCGTCTTGAGTACACGTCCAACAACTTGGGCACAACGTCTGAGAACATGCAAGCTTCTGAGTCCCGCATCCGCGATACGGACATGGCAAGCGAAATGGTTAAGCTGTCGAAGAACAACATTCTTCTTCAAGCTTCCCAAGCAATGTTGGCTCAAGCGAACCAACAGCCGCAAGGCGTTCTGCAACTGCTTCGTTAATCGTTATTGTTTCTCGAACAGAGACCTTAGATTATCTAGGGTCTCTGTTTTTTGTCTCCTAGGGCTAATTATTAAGTCGGAAAATGACGATATAATAAATAGACAATTCTACGACGAGGTGGGCGTATGAGTATTCAGGGAGTTAGTTCAGCGACTTCGGTGAGACCAGTTCAGTTACCGACAGGAGGGCAGCAGGGAGGAGAAAGCAAGCCGTCTGAGGATGTATCTGTACAACCTTTGCAGACAGGTTCCGAATTAAGAGTAGCCGAGCGTGAGGGGGCTCAATTGTCGGTCGCAGACACACAGTTAGTTAAAGCGCTAGATCGTGCAGTCAAGGCATTGCAAGGTCCTGAAACGGCAGTCGAGTTGAAGGTACATGAGAAGCTCCATGCAGTCTCAATTAAAGTGTTTAACAAGGAAACTGGCGATTTGATTCGAGAGATCCCACCAGAGAAAACATTGGATTTGGTCACTAATATGATGGAATTGGCTGGTCTTCTAGTTGATAAGAGGGTATAGGAGGGATAGAGTATGACTGTAACGAGGATAACGGGATTAACTTCGGGAATGGATATTGATTCGCTTGTTAAGCAGTTAATGAGCGCCCAGCAAAGTAAGCTGAACAGCTTGAACTCGAAGAAGACGACGCTGGAATGGCAACGTGATCAATACCGCGATATTTCGGCAAAATTGGTTGATTTCCGCAATAACAAGTTGGCTAGTTACAATTTGCAAACGACGATGGCTGCAAAGTCTGCGACAGCTTCAGGCACAGCAGCGGCTCAGGCATCGGTCAGTGTGAGTGCTGGCGCAAACGCGCTGACAGGATCGATGACGATTCAGGTGAATAGTTTAGCAACAGCGGCACAGTCAGTGAGTGGGGTAGGTATTGGTTCGGTAGATGCAAGTAAGGCAATAAGCACGCTAGGCTTAAGTAATTATACGGCTGATGGTGATGGGAACTTTAATTTCACGATTACTAATAGTGGCACTTCAAGTCAACCGGTTACGATCACTTTGAATGAAGATACGGACTCATTGAGTTCTATGGTCGATAAGATTAATAAAAGTGCAGCTAATGTGACAGCATACATTGACCAATCAACGGGGAAGTTGTCCTTGACATCCAAGACAACCGGTGTGAGTACTATCTCGGCTGATGGATTTCTGAATAATTTCAATCTCCAAACAGTTAGAGATAGTCAGGGTCAACCTCTTGGTTCAACTGCTAGTGTCGTTATTAACGGCATTTTAACTTCGCGCAACAGTAACTCTTTCACAGAAAACGGTGTGGATATTACGTTGAATGCGGTAAGCGATGGGTCTGCTGCAACGATCACTACGAAGACAAATACAGATACAATTGTGAATGCGATCAAGTCTTATCTGAATGATTACAACTCGGTTTTGTCTACGGTAACAAGTAAGATCAATGAAGTGCATAGCAGAGATTATGGGCCGCTAACTGCAGACCAGAAGAAAGCAATGACGGATGATGATATTAAGAATTGGGAGACGAAAGCGAAGACGGGTCTTCTGCATAACGATTCAACATTATCGGCGTTGGTAAACAATATGCGTCTAGCTTCGCTTACACCAGTTTCTGTTCCAGGTAATAGAATCAATACCAGCGGTGGGGATACGATTACGTTAGGTGATCTTGGGATTGATTCGGGTTCTTGGGAGAAACTCGGTCAGCTTTCGATTACGAATGAGTCGAAGCTGCGGGCAGCGATTGAAGCGGACCCAGATGCAGTTATGAAGGTATTCATGCAGCAATCGACATCGAGTGATCCTAAGGTTAAGAACTCTCCTAATGACGCAAGCAGTGGTGTATTTAACCGACTTTCTAGTTCAGTGATGTCAGCGCTTAGCGATTTGTCCTCCAGAGTAGGTACGTCTCAAATTAGTGCGGATGCGACTGCCAGTTTCTTAGCGACAAGCCAGTTTGGCGATCAGCTACGTAGTCTTACTACGCAAATCAGTGATGAGAATGATCGGCTCTCTCGACTTGAAGATAGCTACTACGCGAAATTCACGGCTATGGAGACGGCTATGAGCAAGTATCAGTCTCAGGGAAGCAGTCTTGGTTTCTCATCTTAAGGAGTGAAGAAAATGTTGTCTAGCCCTCTCCAGAAGTATCAACAATCGTCGGTAAAGACAGCGTCCCCAGGGCAGTTAGTTGTGATGCTTTACGATGGTGCGATTCGGTTTGTAAAGCAAGGCATCGAGGCGATAGAGCATGGTCATATTGAACAAGCGAACACGAGTCTGATCAAGGCTCAGAATGTTGTGAATGAACTCATGGTTACGCTTAATTTTGACTATCCAATTGCAGCAGAGTTGGTTCGTATTTATGAGTATATGATACATCTACTCATCACTTCGAATACGAAGAAGGACAGAGAGCCAGCGGCTGAAGCACTCTCTTACCTGATTGATCTGCGGGAATCGTGGGCGAGTATCGCAAAGCCCAAGACGTCTTCAACAACGACGGGGATGGAAGTGCGTGGATAAGCTCGTGCAAGAAGTGTTAGAAGAGACGCAGTCGTTGCTCAGCGTTGTGGAAGAAGATGTTGATTATACACGTTATGTGGCTCTTGTTCAGAAGCGCCAAGAGTTAGTCGATTATCTAGGTCAACATCATGATTTGTCAGATGCTAGTAAGATGGGCATTAGAAAATTGCGAGAATATGATGACTCGATTATTGCACGGATGCAGCGGATCAAAGATGAGGCTCGGGAAGGACTGCTTCGCTTGCATGGTTATCGGAAGCAGAGAAATGCGTATGATATTCATGAATCCGTAGCAGGGTTTATGTTTGATCGAAAGAAGTGATTATCTATGCGCGACGAATCCTATTCCGGGAACGACGTCGCGCTAATCTTATTTTAAGAGGGGTTTGAAGGGAATATTATGCAGCACGAAACGATATCATTCGAATCTGTTCTTGAAGATGTTAAGGACTTCTTACCGAGATTGATTGGAGCTTGTGGCTCTGTATCTGAGTTGTTTTACGTTCCGGTAACCGAGCAGACTTGGACGGAATTCAGTGAATTTCTCGAAGGTACTAATGATCTCTACAAAACGGTAGTCTGGCTCAGAAGTGAACTGGAACCGAGAGCGAATATAGATGTGTTCTACACGGTGATTGCGGGCTTTGCAGATCAGCTTGCTTATAAATTTTCGGAAATGAATCGACTGATGGACGAGGAGCAGTACGTTCATGCAGCCGATTATTTAAAATATGAGTTACTGGGATTGTTTCAAGCCTTTGCAATGAAGCTTGGCGAGAAGCAGGAGATCATCGCTCTTCGAGTTGAGAAGAATATGGCTTATCTCAAGGAACATTATCCTAATGTCTATGACCAGCTTCATAACATCCAACTCGATCATATGAATTATCAGATCACCTATGCAAGTAACGGCTCGCCTAATTTGTACATCCGCACGGACGATAATCGCTCCTTGTACATGTATAGCAATTATGTACCCGAGTACGAGGCGGCTCAGTGGGTCGAATCACAACGAGATGCCATGGTCGACAAGACCAATATCATAGTCTACGGAATTGGGCTTGGCTATCATTTATCCGAGTTGGCGCGGAAGTATCCATTATATAATTTCTTTATCTATGAGCCGGATGAGCAAGTTTTGCTTGCAACTGTGCAAGCTATTGATTTAGAACAGTTGTTCTCTCAGCTTAAAATTGATTGGTTTTTTATTGGTGACAACAAAATGCAAAGACACCGAGTGTTTTTCCAATTCGCTAATTTAGCCAAAGGAGATACAGCTATTTTATCGTTACCTGTGTATGATAAGCTGAATGCGGCAATGAAGCTGACTTTTTTTGAAGATGCTAAGGTCGCCATAAAGCACTACGGTATGTCTGCGAGAACAATGGCATACTACGGGATTCAAATCTATCAGAATAGAATGTATAATATGTCTCATTTGATCAATACACCTTCTATTATGGGGATGAAAAATAAGTTGAAGGGTAGTAAAGCGGTTATCGTTGGAGCTGGACCTTCATTGGAGAAAGATATCGAGCTGTTACGCAAACTCAAAGATCATGCTTTTATAATAGCGGCGGGAAGCGCGATTCAATCGTTAATGCATTTTGGTATCACTCCTCATTTGGTCGTTACGCTTGATTACTCGGAAGCGAATAATCGTGCGTTTAGTCATATGGATATTGATGATGTGCCGATACTATATTCGCCACAGCTGAAATACAAGATCCTTGATCATAAGAAGAAACTTATGCACTTCTTAATGAGGAATGATTATGAGGCTTATTATCACCTTGCTTGCGAGAGTGATGAGCCCTTATTCTCAACGACGCCGTCTGTTACGGGTCCAACTGTCGAAGCGATGATCTATATGGGTTGTGATGAAATTGTTTTTACAGGTCAGGATTTCTCATATCCATCCGAACACATGTATGCTGCTGGCGCAAAACATGTTGATGAAGAACAAAATCACACAATAATAAGTGGGGCGAAGCTAGAGATAGAGAATGTTCGTGGTGGTATGAATCGTACGAACGATATGATGCAAGTTACTTTGGGAGAAATAGAGAAAGTACTCGAATCTAATTCGCATATTAAGTTTACGAATTCGTCTCAAGTCGGTGCGAAAATAAAACACACAGAATGGGAGTCTATGGAGAGTGTGTTGCGGCGACTTGGTGGCGAAAAGTTGCCTTCAGATGCATTTGATAAAGCTATGCAGGAGCATCTTCGTCCATACGATGCCAAGCGTAAGAGCGTAATTTACGATCGACTAATCCGGACTCCTGACGAGCTTGAGCACATCGAGACGACATTGAGGAAGATCGATCGCAAGCTTCGCGCTCTTCCAGCCTTAAGCCGAGTGAAGCCGCAGAAGTGCCATAAAGAGATGATTGATATCGAAGTCATGTGGGGGACTGTTGTCCATACTAAGGTGTTCGAGTACGCTCTAGGGGCTACACTTTCTAACGAAATTCGTAACTTCGATCGCGATGTCAAGGAAGTTGTGGAAGAGATTAATCTTGTGCGCAAAGCGGATCTATTCTGTCAAGTTCTTGGAGCGATATCGAAGGCGATCGTGGAGATGCTTCCGACTATGAAAGGGATCGTGGCTGAATCGATACGAAGGACTGATGAACAATATGTACCAGGTTGACGCGGTGGTCGAACAAATCAAAGATTTTCTACCTACGCTAATCACGGCTTGTGGATCGGTATCGCTGCTACTTTACAGACCAATGACCGACCAATCGTGGGAGCAGTTTGGAAGTGTTGTCGAAGGGATCGATGATTTGTATCGTACGCTGAATGTCCTTTATAACGATATGAGTCAGTCTGGATGCCTAAGCTGCTTGGTGTATGAGATTGATCAAATGCGATCAGAGCTTGGTCGTACGTTTCAGGTGATGAATCAGCATATGGACAATGAGGATTATGTCAGCGCTAGCGGCTGTATCGAATATGAGTTGATCCCGCTCTTACAACGTCATGTAACGAATTTGGGAGAGCCCCAGTATGTGATGGATGAACGGTTCGTCCGCAACTTGGCTTACTTGAAAGAAAATTTTCCGAACGCATATGAACAATTAGGTGCGCTAACAAGAGATACTGATAACTATCAGATAACGTATGCTCAAAACGGGTTCCCGAATGTGTACATTGGAGGAGAAGTTTCTACTTATTTGTACAGTCAATACGACCCTGAGCATGAAGCGAGACGTTGGACGGAGTGGGTGATGACCAATGGGGAGCGCACACCGAACATAATAATGTTCGGCTTCGGCTTGGGCTACCATGTGCGTACCTATGCGGAGGCTAATCCGGAGCACAATATTTACGTTTATGAGCCGGACGAACAAGTGCTGCTAACTGCGATGATGGTTATTGATTTTACAGCACTTTTCATGAATGTTAAGGTGAAAGAAATAATAGTAGGGAGAACGAAGGGGAATAGGGACAAGTTCCTCTATCAGTTCCTTAGATACTTGAAAGGTGGAGCCGACACGCTTTCGCTCCCCGTCTATGACCGGATTAAGAAAGAGGAGAAGATTGAGTTTTTCAACGAAGCGAGAATTTCCATCATCAATTACGACAGTGCATATCTTATGTATGAGAGATACGGTCTTCAATGGGTTACGAACTATATGTACAATTTTGCAAAAACGATGAATTCTCCGTCCGTTATAGACTTGCGGGGTAAATTCGAGGGTATTCCAGTAGTCATTGTTGGTGCAGGGCCATCATTAGAAGCCGATATTGAATGTTTAAGAGAGCTTAAGAAACATGCGTTAATTATTGCAGCAGGCACGACTACGCAATCTTTGCTACATTATGGTGTAGAGCCGCATCTCATCGTCTGCATCGATGGTACGGAGGACAATTACAACGCATTTAAAGATTTGAATTTCGAACACATTCCATTCTTGTTCAGCCCGATGGTTCATCATCAGATCCTAGAGAAGCCGATCAAGAACCTGGTGACTTTCGTTTATAATAGCGATATTACGATTAAATATTTACTCGAATTAGATGAGAATTATCCGTATTTCCGACCTACGGATTCAGTAACTGGAGCTGCAATTCAAGCTGCGATTTATATGGGAAGCCATGAAATTATTTTTACAGGCCAAGACTTATCATATCCGGGAGCAAACATTTACGCACCTGGCGCGAATCACTTCAGTCAACAATATTCCGATGATGTGATCTCAAAAGCTACTCATTTCGTTGAGAACATTCGGGGAACGACGAACCGTACGAATGCAAATATGCAAATTACGTTAGCGTCGATTCAAGACTTACTGGCTCAATATCCGCAGACTCGATTCACGAACGCTACTCAAATGGGTGCGAAGATTAAGCATACGGTGTGGGAACCTCTGACTGAGGTGTTGGGGCGGTATAAGGACAAGGTTGTTGATCCAGATGTCTTCAAAAAAGTGATTGAGAAATTGCCGCGACACGATGAACGTCAAGTCACACATTTTACCGCCAAAATCGTACAACTGCGTGAGGAACTCACGGAGAATGAAAGAAAGCTTAGGATGCTGGAACAAAGTTTGTCAAAACTTTCCGAGCTGAGTAGAGTGAATGTGAATAAGTTTCATAGTGAAATGGACAAGCTCAGTATTGATTGGCGTTCCGTTGTTCACAGTAATGCGTTTAGGGCTCTTTACATAAAGCTGTACAGGAACGAGATCGTCGATATGGAGCGCGAGCTCTCAGATGTAGTTCAGGAGTTCGATGCAGTCAAGCGGGCAGAAAAAACATATGAAGTGATGATTCCGTTAATTAAAACGATTTTGCAGGGGACGCCAACCTTACTGGAGATCGTAGACGAATCGATTAGGAGAATTTGATGCAACCATTCCAGAAAATATTAGTAACCGGAGCCGACGGATTCATCGGTTCTCACTTAACAGAGGCGCTCGTTCGCCAAGGGTATGATGTTCGCGCTTTTGTTATGTACAACTCGTTTAATTCCTGGGGCTGGCTGGATCAGGCTGCCGCTGATGTTCGGGGACGCTTTGAAGTATTTGCCGGCGATATAAGAGACCCTCATGGTGTGCTGGAAGCGATGAAGGGTTGCGACGCCGTACTACATTTGGCTGCGTTGATTGCTATTCCGTACTCGTATCACTCTCCGGACACTTATGTGGACACGAATATCAAGGGGACGTTAAACGTACTTCAAGCTGCACGGCAGCTCGGGGTTCGCAAGGTGGTACACACGTCTACTAGCGAGGTGTATGGTACAGCCCGCTACGTACCGATTGATGAGAAGCATCCATTGCAAGGACAGTCGCCCTATTCGGCTTCCAAGATCGGAGCGGATCAGATGGCGTTGTCGTTCTATTGTTCATTCGGACTGCCAGTAGGAGTCATTCGTCCGTTCAATACGTATGGTCCACGTCAATCGGCACGAGCGGTCATCCCGACGATTATTACTCAGCTTGCGAATGGTGCTAAAAATATTCAACTAGGTTCCATTCATCCGACACGAGATTTCAACTTTGTTGAGGATACCGTAGGCGGGTTTATCGCCTTTCTGGAATCGGAGCGGAGTATCGGCGAAGAAATTAATATCGGAAGCAATTTCGAGATATCGATCGGCGATACGGCGCAAATGATCGCTCGGTTGATGAATTCTGATGCCGTAATAGGTATGGATGCGCAGCGCCTGCGTCCAGAGAAGAGCGAGGTAGAGCGGCTGTGGGCGGATAACCGCAAAGCGGAGACTCTGCTCGGCTGGAAGCCGAAGTATGCGGAGAGCGCAGGGCTTGAGGTGGGGTTGAAACAAACGATCGAATGGTTCACGGAGGCTTCGAATCTGTCGGGCTATAAAGCTGATCGCTATAACATTTGATTCAAGCATATGAGGAAGGATTGGGGCAACTATGACAGATGCTCGATCGTTAGGATTGGAAATCGTTGAGGTGATCAAGCAAATATCAGGGAGAACGGATGCGGTGCTCCCGCTGCACGAGCCTGAATTTTCGGGGAATGAATGGGTGTATGTGAAAGAATGTTTGGACACCGGATGGGTCTCGTCTGCTGGGCGATTCGTGGATCGGCTGGAGAGCGAAATGGCCTCATTCACGCAATCGGGGTATGCGGTTGCCGTTGTGAATGGTACGGCCGCTCTTCACATTGCTTTGCTGCTGTCGGGAGTAAAGCCTAATGATGAAGTGATCGTACCTTCCCTTACATTTGTGGCGACCGCTAATGCGATCTCTTATTGTCAGGCATTTCCTCATTTTGTGGATGTATCTACTTCCAATCTAGGACTGGATACCGTTCGATTGAAAGACTATCTACAGGATATCGGCGAGAGAAGAAGTGACGGAGCGACGTATAATCGAAAGACGGGAAATCGTATTCGAGCAGTTGTACCTATGCATACGTTTGGACATCCCGTGGATATGGACGCTCTTATGGAAGTAGCAGAACGCTTCAGCCTTGTGATTATTGAAGATGCGGCGGAGTCACTAGGTTCGTTATATAAAGGCAAAGCGACGGGAACATTCGGCCTTTTTGGAGTTATGAGCTTTAATGGGAACAAAATTATGACCACCGGCGGCGGCGGAGCAATTCTGACGCAGAATAAGGAGCTGGCTGCTAAGGCTAAGCATCTTACAACGACCGCCAAGCTTCCGCATCAGTGGGCATTTGAACATGATGTTGTAGGGTACAACTATCGGATGCCGAACCTTAATGCAGCACTTGGTTGCGCACAATTGGAGCAAGTTCCTGATTTTCTGAGTCGGAAGCGTCAATTGGCGAATTTGTATAGTGAGCGGTTGCGTGCGGTTGAAGGTGTATCATTCATCGCGGAACCGGAATATGCTACTAGCAACTATTGGTTGAATGCCATTATGCTGGACAAGTCGGATATTGCGGTTAGAGATGAAGTGCTGCGAATAACGAACGAAGCGGGCCTGTTAACAAGGCCAATCTGGACGCCAATGCATGAACTTCCGATGTACCAGTATTGTCCTCGTATGGACTTGTTAGTTACAGAGCAATTGCAGAATCAGATTATTAATCTGCCTAGCGGGCCTTCTGTGTTACGAAAACAATAATAATAGGTGGTGAGTGGTTGACGCACCAACGAATCGAAATCGGCAGTGAATTTTCGCTTGATGCACAACACTCTATCCCCAAAGA
It encodes:
- a CDS encoding NAD-dependent 4,6-dehydratase LegB; the protein is MQPFQKILVTGADGFIGSHLTEALVRQGYDVRAFVMYNSFNSWGWLDQAAADVRGRFEVFAGDIRDPHGVLEAMKGCDAVLHLAALIAIPYSYHSPDTYVDTNIKGTLNVLQAARQLGVRKVVHTSTSEVYGTARYVPIDEKHPLQGQSPYSASKIGADQMALSFYCSFGLPVGVIRPFNTYGPRQSARAVIPTIITQLANGAKNIQLGSIHPTRDFNFVEDTVGGFIAFLESERSIGEEINIGSNFEISIGDTAQMIARLMNSDAVIGMDAQRLRPEKSEVERLWADNRKAETLLGWKPKYAESAGLEVGLKQTIEWFTEASNLSGYKADRYNI
- a CDS encoding LegC family aminotransferase codes for the protein MTDARSLGLEIVEVIKQISGRTDAVLPLHEPEFSGNEWVYVKECLDTGWVSSAGRFVDRLESEMASFTQSGYAVAVVNGTAALHIALLLSGVKPNDEVIVPSLTFVATANAISYCQAFPHFVDVSTSNLGLDTVRLKDYLQDIGERRSDGATYNRKTGNRIRAVVPMHTFGHPVDMDALMEVAERFSLVIIEDAAESLGSLYKGKATGTFGLFGVMSFNGNKIMTTGGGGAILTQNKELAAKAKHLTTTAKLPHQWAFEHDVVGYNYRMPNLNAALGCAQLEQVPDFLSRKRQLANLYSERLRAVEGVSFIAEPEYATSNYWLNAIMLDKSDIAVRDEVLRITNEAGLLTRPIWTPMHELPMYQYCPRMDLLVTEQLQNQIINLPSGPSVLRKQ
- a CDS encoding flagellar protein FlaG, coding for MSIQGVSSATSVRPVQLPTGGQQGGESKPSEDVSVQPLQTGSELRVAEREGAQLSVADTQLVKALDRAVKALQGPETAVELKVHEKLHAVSIKVFNKETGDLIREIPPEKTLDLVTNMMELAGLLVDKRV
- a CDS encoding motility associated factor glycosyltransferase family protein: MQHETISFESVLEDVKDFLPRLIGACGSVSELFYVPVTEQTWTEFSEFLEGTNDLYKTVVWLRSELEPRANIDVFYTVIAGFADQLAYKFSEMNRLMDEEQYVHAADYLKYELLGLFQAFAMKLGEKQEIIALRVEKNMAYLKEHYPNVYDQLHNIQLDHMNYQITYASNGSPNLYIRTDDNRSLYMYSNYVPEYEAAQWVESQRDAMVDKTNIIVYGIGLGYHLSELARKYPLYNFFIYEPDEQVLLATVQAIDLEQLFSQLKIDWFFIGDNKMQRHRVFFQFANLAKGDTAILSLPVYDKLNAAMKLTFFEDAKVAIKHYGMSARTMAYYGIQIYQNRMYNMSHLINTPSIMGMKNKLKGSKAVIVGAGPSLEKDIELLRKLKDHAFIIAAGSAIQSLMHFGITPHLVVTLDYSEANNRAFSHMDIDDVPILYSPQLKYKILDHKKKLMHFLMRNDYEAYYHLACESDEPLFSTTPSVTGPTVEAMIYMGCDEIVFTGQDFSYPSEHMYAAGAKHVDEEQNHTIISGAKLEIENVRGGMNRTNDMMQVTLGEIEKVLESNSHIKFTNSSQVGAKIKHTEWESMESVLRRLGGEKLPSDAFDKAMQEHLRPYDAKRKSVIYDRLIRTPDELEHIETTLRKIDRKLRALPALSRVKPQKCHKEMIDIEVMWGTVVHTKVFEYALGATLSNEIRNFDRDVKEVVEEINLVRKADLFCQVLGAISKAIVEMLPTMKGIVAESIRRTDEQYVPG
- a CDS encoding flagellin N-terminal helical domain-containing protein, with protein sequence MIINHNLPAMNTHRNMLLNNAAASKNMEKLSSGLRINRAADDAAGLAVSEKMRGQIRGLDQAQRNVQDGISFVQTAEGAMNEVSAMLVRMKELNVQKANGTYSTSDKSNIDLELDQLGSQIDSILNNTTFNGISVAGTTITIQANDSTVQITLSGIVTTSISGLGSGTTLTSVSDAITATSTQRAKLGAMQNRLEYTSNNLGTTSENMQASESRIRDTDMASEMVKLSKNNILLQASQAMLAQANQQPQGVLQLLR
- the fliS gene encoding flagellar export chaperone FliS — encoded protein: MLSSPLQKYQQSSVKTASPGQLVVMLYDGAIRFVKQGIEAIEHGHIEQANTSLIKAQNVVNELMVTLNFDYPIAAELVRIYEYMIHLLITSNTKKDREPAAEALSYLIDLRESWASIAKPKTSSTTTGMEVRG
- the fliD gene encoding flagellar filament capping protein FliD produces the protein MTVTRITGLTSGMDIDSLVKQLMSAQQSKLNSLNSKKTTLEWQRDQYRDISAKLVDFRNNKLASYNLQTTMAAKSATASGTAAAQASVSVSAGANALTGSMTIQVNSLATAAQSVSGVGIGSVDASKAISTLGLSNYTADGDGNFNFTITNSGTSSQPVTITLNEDTDSLSSMVDKINKSAANVTAYIDQSTGKLSLTSKTTGVSTISADGFLNNFNLQTVRDSQGQPLGSTASVVINGILTSRNSNSFTENGVDITLNAVSDGSAATITTKTNTDTIVNAIKSYLNDYNSVLSTVTSKINEVHSRDYGPLTADQKKAMTDDDIKNWETKAKTGLLHNDSTLSALVNNMRLASLTPVSVPGNRINTSGGDTITLGDLGIDSGSWEKLGQLSITNESKLRAAIEADPDAVMKVFMQQSTSSDPKVKNSPNDASSGVFNRLSSSVMSALSDLSSRVGTSQISADATASFLATSQFGDQLRSLTTQISDENDRLSRLEDSYYAKFTAMETAMSKYQSQGSSLGFSS
- a CDS encoding motility associated factor glycosyltransferase family protein, yielding MNNMYQVDAVVEQIKDFLPTLITACGSVSLLLYRPMTDQSWEQFGSVVEGIDDLYRTLNVLYNDMSQSGCLSCLVYEIDQMRSELGRTFQVMNQHMDNEDYVSASGCIEYELIPLLQRHVTNLGEPQYVMDERFVRNLAYLKENFPNAYEQLGALTRDTDNYQITYAQNGFPNVYIGGEVSTYLYSQYDPEHEARRWTEWVMTNGERTPNIIMFGFGLGYHVRTYAEANPEHNIYVYEPDEQVLLTAMMVIDFTALFMNVKVKEIIVGRTKGNRDKFLYQFLRYLKGGADTLSLPVYDRIKKEEKIEFFNEARISIINYDSAYLMYERYGLQWVTNYMYNFAKTMNSPSVIDLRGKFEGIPVVIVGAGPSLEADIECLRELKKHALIIAAGTTTQSLLHYGVEPHLIVCIDGTEDNYNAFKDLNFEHIPFLFSPMVHHQILEKPIKNLVTFVYNSDITIKYLLELDENYPYFRPTDSVTGAAIQAAIYMGSHEIIFTGQDLSYPGANIYAPGANHFSQQYSDDVISKATHFVENIRGTTNRTNANMQITLASIQDLLAQYPQTRFTNATQMGAKIKHTVWEPLTEVLGRYKDKVVDPDVFKKVIEKLPRHDERQVTHFTAKIVQLREELTENERKLRMLEQSLSKLSELSRVNVNKFHSEMDKLSIDWRSVVHSNAFRALYIKLYRNEIVDMERELSDVVQEFDAVKRAEKTYEVMIPLIKTILQGTPTLLEIVDESIRRI